A genomic stretch from Frigoribacterium sp. PvP032 includes:
- a CDS encoding NAD(P)-dependent oxidoreductase encodes MKIAVLGTGIMGQGVVRTLLREGHDVTAWNRTRDKAEPLADDGATVVDTAREAVAGAEVVVTVLFDGEAVLSVLRDATGAADATSASGQATATSASGQATSGPVWVQASTIGAADTARVVGLAAERGVPLVEAMMLGTKKPAETGKLVMLAAGDPELLARVQPVLDAMGAKTITAGDTVGQGTALKLAANAWIASVTAATAQSLALTSALGLDPQLFLDAIEGGQADTPYAHLKGASMIAGEYPAQFALDGLRKDVSLMREAATAAVAADGTGTGFDTSLLEALAGLYGKASERGHGGDDIAAVRTAFTG; translated from the coding sequence ATGAAGATCGCGGTGCTGGGCACGGGGATCATGGGGCAGGGCGTCGTCCGCACGTTGCTGCGCGAGGGTCACGACGTCACGGCGTGGAACCGCACCCGCGACAAGGCCGAGCCGCTCGCGGACGACGGGGCGACCGTCGTCGACACGGCCCGCGAGGCGGTCGCCGGGGCCGAGGTCGTCGTCACGGTGCTGTTCGACGGCGAGGCCGTGCTGAGCGTGCTGCGCGACGCGACCGGCGCAGCCGACGCGACTTCCGCCTCCGGCCAGGCGACCGCGACCTCCGCCTCCGGCCAGGCGACGTCCGGTCCCGTCTGGGTCCAGGCGAGCACGATCGGCGCCGCCGACACCGCTCGGGTCGTCGGCCTCGCCGCCGAGCGCGGCGTGCCTCTCGTCGAGGCGATGATGCTCGGGACGAAGAAGCCCGCGGAGACCGGCAAGCTGGTCATGCTGGCCGCTGGCGACCCCGAGCTCCTCGCCCGTGTGCAGCCCGTGCTCGACGCCATGGGTGCGAAGACGATCACCGCCGGCGACACCGTCGGCCAAGGCACGGCCCTGAAGCTCGCCGCCAACGCGTGGATCGCGTCGGTCACCGCCGCGACCGCCCAGTCGCTGGCGCTCACGAGCGCGCTCGGGCTCGACCCGCAGCTGTTCCTCGACGCGATCGAGGGCGGGCAGGCCGACACGCCCTACGCGCATCTGAAGGGCGCGAGCATGATCGCCGGCGAGTACCCCGCACAGTTCGCGCTCGACGGCCTCCGCAAGGACGTGTCGCTGATGCGCGAGGCCGCGACCGCAGCCGTCGCCGCCGACGGCACGGGCACGGGCTTCGACACCTCGCTGCTGGAGGCGCTGGCCGGCCTCTACGGGAAGGCCTCCGAGCGCGGCCACGGCGGCGACGACATCGCGGCGGTGCGGACGGCCTTCACCGGCTGA
- a CDS encoding 1-acyl-sn-glycerol-3-phosphate acyltransferase, whose protein sequence is MPCRACAVRHSGAVLTFLSRVVLVPLVRLLWRPTVKGRKNVPRRGAVILASNHLSFMDSVVITLMAPREVSFLAKNAYFTGTGVKGRLSRSFFSGIGAIGVERGAGAAAQQALDLGLGRLTEGHAFAIYPEGTRSLDGRLYKGRTGVAWLALTSGAPVVPVALTGTQELQPVGTTVPRLRRFTVEFGEPIDLSHHGDAKSGRARRHATDEVMAAIQRLGGQEEAGTYNEPPTPSVVERVRRAIRRDPLGTDAID, encoded by the coding sequence ATGCCCTGCCGGGCATGCGCAGTGCGTCACAGTGGTGCCGTGCTCACCTTCCTCAGCCGCGTCGTGCTCGTGCCCCTCGTCCGGCTGCTCTGGCGCCCGACGGTGAAGGGGCGCAAGAACGTCCCCCGCCGCGGCGCCGTCATCCTGGCCAGCAACCACCTCTCGTTCATGGACAGCGTCGTCATCACGCTGATGGCTCCGCGCGAGGTCTCGTTCCTCGCGAAGAACGCCTACTTCACGGGCACGGGCGTGAAGGGCCGACTCAGCCGGTCGTTCTTCTCCGGCATCGGCGCGATCGGCGTCGAGCGCGGAGCCGGCGCCGCCGCGCAGCAGGCGCTCGACCTCGGCCTGGGACGGCTCACCGAGGGCCACGCCTTCGCGATCTATCCCGAGGGCACCCGCTCGCTCGACGGTCGCCTCTACAAGGGCCGGACCGGGGTCGCGTGGCTCGCGCTCACGAGCGGAGCACCGGTCGTCCCCGTCGCGCTGACCGGCACCCAGGAGCTGCAGCCGGTGGGCACGACCGTCCCGCGCCTCCGTCGCTTCACCGTCGAGTTCGGCGAGCCGATCGACCTGTCGCACCACGGCGACGCGAAGTCGGGCCGCGCCCGGCGGCACGCGACGGACGAGGTGATGGCCGCGATCCAGCGCCTCGGCGGACAGGAGGAGGCAGGCACGTACAACGAGCCGCCGACGCCGTCGGTCGTCGAGCGGGTCCGCCGCGCGATCCGCCGCGACCCCCTCGGCACCGACGCGATCGACTGA
- the recQ gene encoding DNA helicase RecQ, protein MTDPAAPSALAEPPVAPLEVLQRVFGYDDFRGDQAAIIDQVVGGGDALVLMPTGGGKSLCYQVPAIVRPGTGVVVSPLIALMQDQVDALEAVGVRASFLNSTQDPDQRRAVEQAFVSGELDMLYLAPERLKLDSTKSLLDRGRVSLFAIDEAHCVAQWGHDFRPDYLELSVLHERWPDVPRIALTATATETTHREISRRLELDDAAHFVADFDRPNIQYRIEAKDGPQQQLLRFIRAEHQGDAGIVYCLSRKSVEGTAEFLVKQGIAALPYHAGLDAGTRARNQSRFLREDGIVMVATIAFGMGIDKPDVRFVAHLDLPKSVEGYYQETGRAGRDGLPSTAWLAYGLQDVMQQRRMIDQSEGDAEHRRKLGAHLDAMLALCETVECRRVQLLGYFGQASTPCHNCDTCLNPPQSLDGTVPAQKLLSTIVRLKRERDQQFGAGQIIDILLGRTTPRITQNRHEQLSTFGIGAELSEIEWRGVVRQLLAQSVLAVSPDGYGTLLITAAAAEVLSGTKQVRLRKEPERAPRVRGARGSSGSGSSRGSRGGSGAADLDAADVPLFETLRQWRAGIAKAQGVPAYVVFGDVTLRGIASTRPSSVGELAGISGVGQKKLDTYGQQVLDVVSGVAPEEAAARAAESAGGSGAGGFRSSSGSGSTPSFRAEASSSSRPAAAATRGSRPAPAATAASAPVDSEPFPFDDEPPWDPYDESAPPHDNY, encoded by the coding sequence GTGACCGACCCCGCCGCACCCTCCGCCCTCGCCGAGCCTCCCGTGGCACCTCTCGAGGTGCTGCAGCGCGTCTTCGGCTACGACGACTTCCGGGGCGACCAGGCGGCGATCATCGACCAGGTGGTCGGCGGCGGCGACGCCCTCGTGCTGATGCCCACCGGCGGCGGCAAGTCGCTGTGCTACCAGGTGCCGGCGATCGTCCGGCCGGGCACGGGCGTCGTCGTCTCGCCCCTCATCGCGCTGATGCAAGACCAGGTCGACGCCCTCGAGGCTGTCGGCGTGCGGGCCTCGTTCCTGAACTCGACGCAAGACCCCGACCAGCGTCGCGCCGTCGAGCAGGCCTTCGTCTCGGGCGAGCTCGACATGCTCTACCTCGCTCCCGAGCGGCTCAAGCTCGACTCGACCAAGTCGCTGCTCGACCGGGGCAGGGTCTCGCTCTTCGCCATCGACGAGGCGCACTGCGTGGCGCAGTGGGGGCACGACTTCCGGCCCGACTACCTCGAGCTCTCGGTGCTGCACGAGCGCTGGCCCGACGTGCCGCGCATCGCCCTCACGGCGACCGCGACCGAGACGACCCACCGCGAGATCTCGCGCCGGCTCGAGCTCGACGACGCGGCGCACTTCGTCGCCGACTTCGACCGCCCCAACATCCAGTACCGCATCGAGGCGAAGGACGGCCCGCAGCAGCAGCTGCTGCGCTTCATCCGTGCCGAGCACCAGGGCGACGCGGGCATCGTCTACTGCCTCTCGCGCAAGTCCGTCGAGGGCACGGCCGAGTTCCTGGTCAAGCAGGGCATCGCCGCACTGCCGTACCACGCGGGTCTCGACGCGGGCACGCGAGCCCGCAACCAGTCGCGGTTCCTCCGAGAGGACGGCATCGTGATGGTCGCGACCATCGCCTTCGGCATGGGCATCGACAAGCCCGACGTGCGGTTCGTCGCCCACCTCGACCTGCCCAAGTCGGTCGAGGGCTACTACCAAGAGACGGGTCGAGCGGGGCGCGACGGCCTGCCGTCGACCGCGTGGCTCGCCTACGGGCTCCAGGACGTGATGCAGCAGCGCCGCATGATCGACCAGTCAGAGGGCGACGCCGAGCACCGACGCAAGCTCGGCGCGCACCTCGACGCGATGCTCGCGCTCTGCGAGACCGTCGAGTGCCGCCGGGTGCAGCTGCTCGGCTACTTCGGCCAGGCCAGCACGCCCTGCCACAACTGCGACACCTGCCTGAACCCGCCGCAGTCGCTCGACGGCACCGTCCCCGCACAGAAGCTGCTGTCGACGATCGTGCGGCTCAAGCGCGAGCGCGACCAGCAGTTCGGCGCGGGCCAGATCATCGACATCCTGCTCGGGCGCACCACCCCGCGCATCACCCAGAACCGGCACGAGCAGCTCTCGACGTTCGGCATCGGAGCCGAGCTCAGCGAGATCGAGTGGCGCGGCGTGGTCCGCCAGCTGCTCGCCCAGTCGGTGCTGGCCGTCTCGCCCGACGGGTACGGCACCCTGCTCATCACCGCCGCCGCCGCCGAGGTGCTGTCGGGCACCAAGCAGGTCCGCCTCCGCAAGGAGCCCGAGCGGGCTCCGCGCGTGCGGGGCGCCCGCGGGTCCTCCGGCTCGGGCTCGTCGCGCGGATCGCGTGGGGGCTCGGGCGCGGCCGACCTCGACGCGGCCGACGTGCCGCTCTTCGAGACGCTGCGCCAGTGGCGTGCGGGCATCGCGAAGGCGCAGGGCGTCCCGGCCTACGTCGTCTTCGGCGACGTCACGCTGCGCGGCATCGCGTCGACTCGGCCCAGCTCCGTGGGCGAGCTCGCCGGCATCAGCGGCGTCGGGCAGAAGAAGCTCGACACCTACGGCCAGCAGGTGCTGGACGTGGTCTCGGGGGTCGCCCCCGAGGAGGCGGCGGCCCGGGCAGCCGAGTCCGCCGGCGGGTCAGGCGCGGGCGGCTTCCGCTCGTCCTCGGGCTCGGGCTCGACCCCGTCGTTCCGGGCGGAGGCGAGCTCGAGCAGCCGTCCTGCTGCCGCCGCCACGCGGGGTTCCCGCCCTGCGCCGGCCGCGACCGCGGCGTCGGCACCGGTCGACTCCGAGCCGTTCCCGTTCGACGACGAGCCGCCCTGGGACCCGTACGACGAGTCCGCCCCGCCCCACGACAACTACTGA
- a CDS encoding CPBP family intramembrane glutamic endopeptidase yields the protein MTTASVEYHRLFRTLPSWRWWRPLLAAVIGAVLYWVLANAVVLAIFAVLRAIGGQELTSTVAQGVQDDPLDASQPLVLLTTLASIATLLPAALLATKLAGLGRLGQLSSVTGRLRWRWMLRTLPAAVVLMALTVGLSYLVLPPLTGQAIGTGPVTTPPATIIWSTLVILLLVPLQASAEEFVFRGFTMQALGSWTVWPVVAIVLPTAAFALSHAYNPWGMLDVAVFGVAAAWLTWRTGGLEAAIVGHVLNNTVLFLLLAPFAGTETSDGSPLGLAVTVVCTPVWAWLVTRAFHRSGERRTSPGLPAGGTVHEEARVG from the coding sequence GTGACCACCGCCTCCGTCGAGTACCACCGGCTGTTCCGCACGCTGCCGAGCTGGCGGTGGTGGCGGCCGCTGCTCGCGGCGGTGATCGGCGCCGTCCTCTACTGGGTGCTCGCCAACGCGGTCGTGCTGGCGATCTTCGCGGTCCTGCGGGCGATCGGCGGCCAGGAGCTGACGTCGACGGTCGCGCAGGGCGTCCAGGACGACCCGCTCGACGCCTCCCAGCCGCTCGTCCTGCTGACGACCCTGGCGTCGATCGCGACGCTGCTGCCTGCCGCGCTGCTCGCGACGAAGCTCGCGGGCCTCGGTCGACTCGGCCAGCTGTCGAGCGTCACCGGCCGCCTCCGCTGGCGCTGGATGCTCCGCACCCTGCCCGCTGCCGTCGTGCTCATGGCGCTGACGGTCGGGCTCAGCTACCTCGTCCTGCCGCCGCTGACGGGGCAGGCGATCGGCACGGGGCCGGTCACGACCCCGCCCGCAACGATCATCTGGTCGACGCTCGTGATCCTCCTGCTCGTGCCGTTGCAGGCCTCCGCCGAGGAGTTCGTCTTCCGCGGCTTCACGATGCAGGCGCTCGGGTCGTGGACCGTCTGGCCCGTGGTCGCGATCGTGCTGCCGACGGCCGCGTTCGCGCTGTCGCACGCCTACAACCCGTGGGGGATGCTCGACGTCGCCGTGTTCGGGGTGGCGGCGGCGTGGCTGACCTGGCGCACCGGAGGGCTCGAGGCCGCGATCGTCGGGCACGTGCTCAACAACACGGTGCTCTTCCTGCTGCTCGCGCCGTTCGCCGGCACCGAGACGAGCGACGGCAGCCCGCTGGGGCTGGCCGTCACGGTCGTCTGCACCCCGGTCTGGGCGTGGCTCGTGACCCGTGCGTTCCACAGGTCGGGTGAGCGTCGCACCTCCCCAGGGCTGCCCGCCGGCGGCACTGTCCACGAGGAGGCGCGGGTCGGCTGA